The DNA segment GGAACGATTGGCAAAGGCCTTTGGCCGTAAGAAAGTAGAAGTGAAAAGCGAGGGATACCTCAATAACCTGGAGCTTCGCTTCTCCAATGAGCCGGCACGGCATAAGCTACTTGATGTAGTAGGTGATCTTGCCCTGATAGGTTATCCCATCAAAGCGCATATCATTGCCAACCGTCCGGGGCATAGCACCAACGTTGACTTTGCACGCAAGATCAAGCAGTACATTAAAAAGAATAAGCATGTAAAGGATATTCCGGTATACGATGCCAACCAACCGCCTGTTTACACGTTACAGCAAATAGAAAAAACATTGCCGCATCGTTTTCCGTTCCTGTTGGTCGATAAGATCATTGAACTGAGCGATCGTCACATAGTAGGCATCAAAAATGTCACCTTCAATGAGCCCTTTTTCCAGGGTCATTTTCCAGGCAACCCGGTAATGCCCGGCGTATTACAGGTAGAAGCCCTCGCCCAAACAGGAGGTATTCTTTGTATCAATGCCATGCCCCCCGGTGAATATGACACTTACTTTATTAAAATCGACAATGTTAAGTTCAAGCAAAAAGTGGTGCCCGGAGATACTATGATCCTTAAAATGGAGTTGTTAGCACCAATACGTCGTGGCATCTGCGAAATGAGGGGAAAAGTATACATCGGCAATAAAATAGCTACTGAGGGAGATCTCATGGCTCAACTGGTAAAACGTGGCTAACGAGATAGTTATAGGTGCTTAAAAGCCCTTATCACAATAAATTATATTTGATTATAGGGGTTTATTGCATGACTTTTGTCTATTTTAGTACAATCTTTTAATATCAAACATCAATCAATCCATAAGTATACGCCGGGCGAACATCAGCCGGATCCCCAGGGGGAAGAGATGTCCGTCGCTCCAAAAAGCCAATTTCAGGCTACACTTAAGAACGTCAACACAATGATCCATCCGCATACGTATATTCATCCTAATGCCAGACTGGCCACCAACGTTAAGATCGACCCTTTCACAGTTATTCATCAGAATGTAGAAATAGGAGAAGGTACCTGGATCGGTAGTAACGTGACCATTATGGAAGGCGCACGAATTGGCAAGAACTGCCGGATATTCCCCGGCGCTGTAATAGCTGCCATTCCGCAGGATCTTAAATTTGAAGGAGAGGATACCCTTGTTGAAATAGGTGATAATGCTACTATACGGGAATTTGTAACCATTAACCGGGGCACCAAGGATCGCTGGAAGACCAAAGTAGGCAACAACAGCCTCATCATGGCGTATAGCCACCTGGCGCACGACTGCATTGTGGGCAACTACTGCGTACTCAGCAACAATACCCAATTGGCCGGCCACGTAGAAGTAGGCGACTGGGCGATACTCGGTGGTATGTGCGCCGTTCACCAATTCGTGAAGATCGGCCAGCATGCCTTTGTAAGCGGTGGCTCACTCGTAGGTAAAGATGTTCCTCCCTATATCAAAGCAGGCCGCCAGCCATTGAGCTATTCAGGCGCCAACTCAGTAGGCCTCAAACGCAGGGGCTTCACCATTGATAAGATCAATCATATCCTCGATATTTATCGCGTCATCTACAACAAAGGAATGAATACCAGCCAGGCACTTGAATACCTGGAAGAAGAATTCCCTGCGACTGATGAACGTGATGAAATCGTAACCTTTATCCGCGAAAGCGGCCGCGGTATCATAAAACGCTATGTAAAAGGTAGTGTGGATGAAGATATCGCTGACTAAAGCAGGCAAACGATTCAACCGCGACTGGATCTTCCGTAACATTACTTACGAATTTAATGCAGGCAATGCCTATGCCATCACCGGACCTAATGGCTCCGGTAAATCCACCTTACTCCAGGTGATCGGCGGCGCCCTCATGATGAGTGAAGGCGATCTCAGGTACGAAGTACCGGGAACCGGGAACCAACCACCTATAATGGGCAATGGTAAACAATCAACGGACAATCTATACCAACATATAGCCATCGCCGCCCCTTATCTCGAAGTCATTGAAGAAATGACCGTTACCGAATTCCTGGCATTCCACACCGAGTTTAAAACACTGCTGCCCGGTATTACCATTAAAAAAATCATTGACGTTGTTGGACTGGAGAAAGCGGCCCATAAACAGATCCGTTACTACAGCAGTGGCATGAAACAACGGGTAAAACTGGCACAGGCCATCTTCAGTGATGTACCCTGTCTATTATTGGACGAACCCTGCACCAACCTCGATACAGAAGGT comes from the Paraflavitalea devenefica genome and includes:
- a CDS encoding bifunctional UDP-3-O-[3-hydroxymyristoyl] N-acetylglucosamine deacetylase/3-hydroxyacyl-ACP dehydratase, whose protein sequence is MDATFNPDKQHTLNSAVSISGTGLHTGINVDMTLKPANAGFGYQFQRIDLPGQPVIKADCELVTDTSRGTTLEDNGAKVSTVEHILAALVGMGVDNCLIELNGPEIPIIDGSSSPFVEIIQEAGVVEQEAAKAWYTIDTNITHYDEKKRVEMTALPATEYKITTLIDFNSPVLGTQHAGLKSMQEFKTEIASSRTFVFLHELEMLLEHNLIKGGDINNAIVVVDKPVTDGEMERLAKAFGRKKVEVKSEGYLNNLELRFSNEPARHKLLDVVGDLALIGYPIKAHIIANRPGHSTNVDFARKIKQYIKKNKHVKDIPVYDANQPPVYTLQQIEKTLPHRFPFLLVDKIIELSDRHIVGIKNVTFNEPFFQGHFPGNPVMPGVLQVEALAQTGGILCINAMPPGEYDTYFIKIDNVKFKQKVVPGDTMILKMELLAPIRRGICEMRGKVYIGNKIATEGDLMAQLVKRG
- a CDS encoding ABC transporter ATP-binding protein; its protein translation is MKISLTKAGKRFNRDWIFRNITYEFNAGNAYAITGPNGSGKSTLLQVIGGALMMSEGDLRYEVPGTGNQPPIMGNGKQSTDNLYQHIAIAAPYLEVIEEMTVTEFLAFHTEFKTLLPGITIKKIIDVVGLEKAAHKQIRYYSSGMKQRVKLAQAIFSDVPCLLLDEPCTNLDTEGIALYQQLINDYCANRLVIVSSNDSQEYGFCKEKISILDYK
- the lpxA gene encoding acyl-ACP--UDP-N-acetylglucosamine O-acyltransferase, which gives rise to MIHPHTYIHPNARLATNVKIDPFTVIHQNVEIGEGTWIGSNVTIMEGARIGKNCRIFPGAVIAAIPQDLKFEGEDTLVEIGDNATIREFVTINRGTKDRWKTKVGNNSLIMAYSHLAHDCIVGNYCVLSNNTQLAGHVEVGDWAILGGMCAVHQFVKIGQHAFVSGGSLVGKDVPPYIKAGRQPLSYSGANSVGLKRRGFTIDKINHILDIYRVIYNKGMNTSQALEYLEEEFPATDERDEIVTFIRESGRGIIKRYVKGSVDEDIAD